A stretch of the Capsicum annuum cultivar UCD-10X-F1 chromosome 10, UCD10Xv1.1, whole genome shotgun sequence genome encodes the following:
- the LOC107853008 gene encoding elongation factor P-like — protein MPSYLIKKYSNFIFLDQQWPYHQSHFASAWSATQLRGVKSRGSDLKPGIVIEKKGRIYQVVKAQHTTQGRGGAIIQVELHDVDSGSKSSARFRTDETLEKVFVAEKSFRYLYTDEETGNIALMEPETYEQLDVPNHLFGECFVYLQDDMKVHVQLYDERAMSVSIPRRVTCTVAESEIPMRASATPQYKKVLLDNGLTVQVPKHVVEGDRIIVNTTNHSYVSRA, from the coding sequence ATGCCATCTTACTTGATCAAGAAGTATTCTAATTTTATCTTCCTTGATCAACAGTGGCCGTATCACCAATCTCACTTTGCCTCGGCTTGGTCTGCCACTCAACTCCGCGGTGTCAAATCTCGCGGTTCTGATTTAAAGCCAGGAATCGTAATTGAGAAAAAAGGAAGGATTTATCAGGTGGTAAAGGCACAACACACAACCCAAGGAAGAGGAGGAGCTATTATACAGGTGGAACTCCATGATGTTGATAGTGGAAGCAAGTCCAGTGCAAGATTTCGTACGGATGAAACCCTTGAAAAAGTATTTGTTGCAGAAAAGAGTTTCAGGTACCTCTATACCGATGAAGAAACTGGGAACATTGCGCTAATGGAGCCTGAAACCTATGAGCAACTAGATGTACCAAACCACTTGTTTGGTGAATGTTTTGTCTACCTTCAAGATGATATGAAAGTCCATGTACAACTTTACGATGAAAGAGCAATGTCTGTGTCAATTCCTAGGCGAGTAACATGTACCGTTGCTGAATCCGAAATTCCCATGAGGGCATCAGCTACTCCACAGTATAAGAAGGTTTTGTTGGACAATGGTCTTACAGTGCAGGTACCGAAACATGTCGTAGAAGGAGACAGGATTATCGTAAACACCACCAACCACTCTTACGTAAGCAGAGCTTAA